The Enteractinococcus fodinae genome has a segment encoding these proteins:
- a CDS encoding lipoate--protein ligase family protein, which produces MTSTPLTWVEQDTTLGVAEDLTYSTTLLRAVQHGDITGPLVRLYRPEPTVSFGQQDTRMPGYEAAQDQSRAHGFTPIVRKVGGRAAAYHHGSLIIDHIQPEADAMFGFRKRFEYFGELFTSVLHGLGVNAAVGEIPDEYCAGEYSVHAVLSSSHRIKLAGTAQRVVKGAWLFSTSLVVENAEPVRAVLTDVYQAIQLPLDPATVGAVDDAVPGVTVADLIDELQLAYEQRIRSEKPRGEASSHIVEMSWSDLQERVPPTVDP; this is translated from the coding sequence ATGACATCGACACCACTCACCTGGGTAGAACAAGACACCACCTTGGGTGTGGCAGAAGATCTGACCTACTCCACCACGCTGCTACGAGCGGTCCAACACGGGGACATAACGGGGCCACTCGTCCGGCTATACCGCCCGGAGCCCACCGTATCGTTCGGACAACAGGATACTCGTATGCCCGGTTACGAAGCCGCGCAGGACCAGAGTCGAGCCCATGGCTTTACACCAATCGTGCGAAAAGTCGGCGGTCGTGCAGCCGCCTACCATCACGGCTCGTTGATCATCGACCATATTCAACCTGAAGCCGATGCGATGTTCGGGTTCCGCAAGCGGTTCGAGTACTTTGGCGAGTTGTTCACGAGCGTGCTTCATGGCCTGGGCGTGAATGCCGCGGTCGGGGAGATTCCCGATGAATATTGTGCTGGGGAATACTCCGTGCATGCCGTGCTCAGTTCCAGCCACCGAATCAAGCTCGCCGGTACCGCACAGCGCGTGGTTAAAGGCGCTTGGTTATTTTCCACCAGCCTCGTGGTGGAAAATGCGGAGCCGGTTCGTGCCGTGCTCACAGATGTGTATCAGGCCATTCAACTGCCCTTAGATCCCGCCACGGTTGGTGCCGTCGATGATGCGGTCCCGGGTGTGACCGTCGCGGACCTCATTGATGAACTGCAGCTGGCTTATGAGCAGCGAATCCGCAGCGAAAAACCTCGCGGTGAAGCTTCCTCACACATCGTCGAGATGTCGTGGTCAGATTTGCAGGAGCGGGTCCCGCCGACCGTCGACCCATAA
- a CDS encoding DoxX family protein yields the protein MQTLLNPAKKYPILDDIVLLLARIALGVILIAHGWQKFNEWTLAGTSAAFVDMGIPAPRVTSAIAASAELVGGVLVLIGLLTPVVAILNVLVQLAAFALVHVQAGLFIENGGYELVLALAAGLLLLAVRGAGKFSIDALLPGSPYRNNATDRVAEEELVSAR from the coding sequence ATGCAAACACTTTTGAACCCTGCAAAGAAATATCCAATCCTCGACGACATCGTCCTGCTGCTGGCCCGTATCGCACTGGGTGTCATCCTCATTGCCCACGGCTGGCAGAAATTCAATGAATGGACGCTAGCTGGTACGTCCGCAGCATTCGTAGACATGGGCATCCCCGCTCCGAGGGTGACTTCCGCTATCGCAGCCTCAGCCGAACTCGTCGGGGGAGTACTCGTCCTCATCGGCCTGCTGACTCCGGTCGTGGCAATCTTGAATGTCTTGGTCCAGCTGGCGGCCTTTGCTCTGGTCCACGTTCAAGCTGGACTATTCATCGAAAACGGCGGCTATGAGCTTGTGCTTGCTCTGGCTGCTGGCCTGCTGCTCCTTGCCGTCCGTGGCGCTGGCAAATTCAGCATCGACGCATTGCTCCCAGGCTCCCCGTACCGCAACAACGCGACTGACCGGGTCGCTGAGGAAGAGCTCGTCTCCGCACGCTAA
- a CDS encoding response regulator transcription factor, with amino-acid sequence MIRVLIADDETMIRTAMETLLGMEEDIEILPGVADGRAAVRAAQELQPDVCILDLEMPELDGVEAAQEIARTVATKVIICTRHARPGVLRRALAEKVAGFVPKSTPVERLADVIREVMAGRRYVDPDIAATALTAAQCPLTDRELDVLRAGRDAPTVAQIADQLNLAQGTVRNYLSTAMQKLGVSTRTEASQYAWEQGWI; translated from the coding sequence ATGATTCGCGTACTCATAGCCGACGACGAGACCATGATCCGCACTGCCATGGAAACATTGTTGGGCATGGAAGAAGACATCGAGATCTTGCCGGGTGTAGCTGACGGGCGCGCAGCCGTTCGTGCGGCTCAAGAACTGCAACCCGATGTGTGCATTTTGGATCTAGAGATGCCCGAACTCGATGGTGTCGAAGCGGCCCAGGAAATCGCACGAACCGTCGCGACAAAAGTCATTATTTGCACGCGTCATGCTCGGCCCGGTGTCCTACGCAGAGCGCTGGCTGAAAAAGTCGCAGGGTTCGTACCGAAATCCACGCCGGTCGAGCGATTGGCCGATGTGATTCGGGAAGTCATGGCGGGACGACGGTATGTTGACCCAGATATTGCCGCCACCGCGCTGACTGCGGCTCAATGCCCGCTGACCGACAGGGAGCTGGATGTTCTCCGTGCCGGACGAGATGCGCCCACGGTCGCCCAAATAGCAGACCAACTCAACCTCGCCCAGGGTACCGTCCGGAATTATTTATCTACGGCCATGCAGAAACTCGGCGTGAGCACTCGCACTGAAGCTTCCCAGTACGCTTGGGAACAGGGCTGGATCTAA